One window of Nicotiana tomentosiformis chromosome 11, ASM39032v3, whole genome shotgun sequence genomic DNA carries:
- the LOC104087850 gene encoding uncharacterized protein, whose product MMLLRFSSPNWSALTPLHNLTSYPNAFTIPTPCRVYSSQFYDRKSQRRPIIRAVREWQEYEEAVKDKDLSRALRFLRDIPIEEPKDSSTRAGGGELDWFRLERDWQVLDTCLNADDMRLVGSAYAFLKDKGLLPNFGNYRNIVLEGPRDVTPTVLKSSTGLDVTKLSPKKWGLSGTSSFLLAASLAGVSLLLNQGIDIRPNIAAVLGLAMLDAIVLGGSCLAQISSFWPPYKRRICVHEAGHLLVAYLMGCPIRGVILDPIVAMQMGIQGQAGTQFWDEKLQNELAEGRLSSTAFDRYCMVLFAGIAAEALIYGEAEGGENDENLFRSICILLEPPLSVAQMSNQARWSVLQSYNLLKWHTHAHRAAVKAIESGCSLSVVIKKIEEAMSMKK is encoded by the exons ATGATGCTACTTCGTTTTTCATCACCAAATTGGTCTGCCCTAACTCCGCTGCATAATTTAACCTCTTACCCAAATGCGTTTACTATTCCAACTCCTTGCCGGGTGTATTCTTCTCAATTCTATGATAGAAAAAGCCAACGTCGCCCAATAATTAGAGCTGTTAGGGAGTGGCAAGAGTACGAGGAAGCAGTAAAGGACAAAGACCTGTCTCGAGCTCTCCGATTCTTGAGAGACATTCCAATTGAAGAACCCAAAGACTCGTCAACACGTGCCGGTGGTGGGGAATTGGATTGGTTTCGGCTGGAAAGAGACTGGCAGGTTTTGGATACATGTTTGAATGCTGATGATATGAGGCTGGTTGGAAGTGCTTATGCTTTTCTCAAGGACAAGGGTCTCTTGCCTAATTTCGGAAATTACCGCAATATTG TTTTGGAAGGACCAAGGGATGTCACACCAACCGTCTTAAAGTCTTCAACTGGTTTAGATG TGACCAAACTTTCGCCAAAGAAGTGGGGTCTTTCTGGAACGTCTAGCTTTCTTTTGGCTGCATCTCTTGCTGGAGTTTCGCTTCTGCTGAATCAAGGAATAGATATTAGGCCGAACATTGCGGCAGTCTTGGGGCTTGCCATGCTAGATGCTATAGTTCTTGGTGGTTCCTGCTTAGCACAAATCTCCAGCTTCTGGCCTCCCTATAAGCGTCGAATTTGTGTCCACGAAGCAGGCCATCTCCTTGTTG CATACCTGATGGGTTGTCCAATTCGTGGTGTAATTTTAGACCCCATTGTTGCAATGCAGATGGGCATTCAAGGACAG GCAGGAActcagttttgggatgagaaaCTGCAAAATGAGCTTGCTGAAGGCCGGTTAAGTAGTACCGCATTTGACAG GTACTGCATGGTTCTATTTGCTGGGATTGCCGCTGAAGCTCTTATTTATGGAGAGGCTGAAGGTGGAGAAAATGATGAAAATCTCTTCCGAAGCATCTGTATTCTTCTAGAACCCCCACTCTCTGTGGCACAG ATGTCAAATCAAGCAAGGTGGTCGGTTCTGCAATCTTATAATCTGCTGAAATGGCACACACATGCACATCGAGCTGCGGTAAAAGCTATTGAAAGTGGATGCAGTCTGAGTGTGGTCATTAAAAAAATTGAGGAAGCCATGTCTATGAAAAAATGA
- the LOC104087849 gene encoding peroxisomal 2,4-dienoyl-CoA reductase [(3E)-enoyl-CoA-producing]-like, which translates to MESPFKSDILKGKVALLTGGGSGIGLEISTQFGKHGASVAIMGRRKTILYSAVSYLQSLGIPAIGFEGDVRKQEDAKRVVELTVNHFGKLDILVNAAAGNFLVSPEDLSPNGFRTVLDIDSVGTFTMCHEALNYIKKGGPGRNSTSGGIILNISATLHYTASWYQIHVAAAKAAVDAVTRNLALEWGTDYDIRVNGIAPGPIGDTAGLRKLVPDEINIKTREYMPLYKLGEKYDIAMAALYLASDAGKYINGTTIIVDGGLWLSRPRHLPKDAVKEFSRTVEKRSRNAPVGVPSSKL; encoded by the exons ATGGAGTCTCCTTTCAAGTCAGACATACTAAAAGGGAAAGTAGCACTTTTGACCGGAGGCGGTTCTGGTATCGGCCTTGAGATCTCTACTCAATTCGGCAAACATGGTGCCTCCGTTGCCATCATGGGCCGCCGCAAGACCATCCTCTACTCCGCCGTCTCCTACCTTCAATCCCTTGGTATTCCT GCAATTGGCTTTGAGGGGGACGTGCGAAAGCAAGAAGATGCAAAAAGAGTTGTAGAGTTAACTGTCAATCATTTTGGGAAgcttgacattcttgtcaatgCTGCAGCTGGCAATTTCCTTGTATCTCCTGAGGATTTATCTCCAAATGGCTTCAGGACAG TACTAGATATTGATTCTGTTGGTACATTCACCATGTGCCATGAAGCACTTAACTATATCAAGAAAGGAGGACCTGGGAGGAATTCGACTTCAGGTGGAATAATACTGAACATTAGTGCTACTTTGCATTACACTGCATCTTGGTATCAAATCCATGTAGCTGCTGCCAAG GCTGCTGTTGATGCAGTCACTAGAAATTTGGCTCTAGAGTGGGGCACAGACTATGATATTAGAGTCAACGGTATTGCACCAGGCCCCATAGGTGATACTGCTGGCTTGCGTAAACTTGTACCGGATGAGATAAACATTAAGACCAGAGAATACATGCCTCTGTACAAACTTGGGGAGAAATATGATATTGCCATGGCTGCTCTgtaccttgcatcagatgctg GCAAATATATCAATGGAACCACCATTATTGTCGATGGAGGACTCTGGCTGAGCAGACCTCGACATCTACCTAAAGATGCAGTTAAAGAGTTCTCTCGAACAGTCGAGAAAAGATCAAGAAATGCACCAGTAGGAGTTCCTTCCAGCAAGCTTTAA